The Candidatus Syntrophosphaera sp. region AACTGATACCGCAGTACATGCACAAAGGCCGCGCCATCATCATTTACGGTGCCAGGCGGACAGGCAAGACCACGATCCTCAACTCCCTGGCCGCGGGCCTGAAGGATCTCCGCTATATCAATTGCGACCTGATAGACGGCCAGGAAGCCTTCAATTTTAAAAACAGCGACGCGATCCGGCTCGAATTTGGGCGCTATTCCCATCTCCTGATCGATGAAGCCCAAAGGGTGGGGGATATCGGCATCAAACTCAAGGCATTGATCGACACTCTTCCGGAGCTGCAGATCATTGCCACTGGTTCTTCTTCACTGGACCTCTCCAATTTCACCAGCGAGCCTCTGACCGGCAGAAAATTCGAGTTTTTGGTCACACCTCTTTCCACTCAAGAGATCTATCTCCAGGAAGGTATTGATGCCGTTAAGGGAGGATTGGCTCAAAGGCTGGTATTTGGAAATTATCCGGAAGTGTATCTGGAGAAAACCATGCCGGTGGAGATCATAAAGGAGATAGCCGGTTCCTACCTGTTCAAGGACCTGCTTGTTTATCAGGATATAAAGCGCCCGGACCTCCTGAAGCAATTGCTCATTGCCCTGGCTCTGCAAACCGGCAGCGAAGTTTCCTACACTGAACTGGGAAATACAGTGGGTATGGACAAGAAAACCGTGGATAGGTACATTGGCCTCCTGGAACAGTGTTTTGTCATCTACAGGCTGGGCTCGTACAGCAGGAATCTTCGCAATGAGCTTAAAAGAGCGGTGAAGATCTACTTTTGGGACAACGGGATCCGGAACGCGCTGATCAATAGATTCGAAGCTTTGGATAAGCGAAGTGA contains the following coding sequences:
- a CDS encoding ATP-binding protein produces the protein MIARTILELIPQYMHKGRAIIIYGARRTGKTTILNSLAAGLKDLRYINCDLIDGQEAFNFKNSDAIRLEFGRYSHLLIDEAQRVGDIGIKLKALIDTLPELQIIATGSSSLDLSNFTSEPLTGRKFEFLVTPLSTQEIYLQEGIDAVKGGLAQRLVFGNYPEVYLEKTMPVEIIKEIAGSYLFKDLLVYQDIKRPDLLKQLLIALALQTGSEVSYTELGNTVGMDKKTVDRYIGLLEQCFVIYRLGSYSRNLRNELKRAVKIYFWDNGIRNALINRFEALDKRSDLGALWENYVITERRKLMLNRRANFDHYFWRTTAQQEIDLIETEDERIRAFELKWNPGKKPKIPSSFSQAYPSSENMVINPENYLESLL